One part of the Cryptosporangium minutisporangium genome encodes these proteins:
- a CDS encoding ABC transporter substrate-binding protein, whose amino-acid sequence MKRAPLAVLCAVALALSACSSSKPDDDTAAVNDDASAASSAAAVDKASKNYNIQFVQGVQGDEFYISMQCGIEEEAKRLGVTVKTQGPTKFDPTLQKPIVDSVVSAKPDALLVAPTDVTAMQTSLNQAKAAGIKVVLVDTTVDDPSVAVSAIASDNVGGGKAAFDAIKKLAPQGGKVLAMSVDPGISTTDQRAKGFEDAVKADSKYEYLGVQYSHNDPATASNLISAALQKDPDIVGVFALNLFSAEGTATGIRQSGKTGKVQVIGFDAGPNQVAALRAGTVQALIAQQPAEIGKFGLDAAVAALDGGQVTPKVQTGFTILTKDNIDGDGAKAVYKSDC is encoded by the coding sequence ATGAAACGAGCACCCCTCGCCGTCCTCTGTGCCGTAGCGCTCGCGCTGTCCGCCTGCTCGTCGTCCAAGCCGGACGACGACACCGCAGCCGTCAACGACGACGCCTCCGCCGCGTCGTCCGCCGCCGCGGTGGACAAGGCCAGCAAGAACTACAACATCCAGTTCGTCCAGGGCGTCCAGGGCGACGAGTTCTACATCTCGATGCAGTGCGGGATCGAGGAGGAGGCGAAGCGGCTCGGCGTCACGGTCAAAACGCAGGGGCCGACGAAGTTCGACCCGACGCTGCAGAAGCCGATCGTCGACTCGGTCGTCTCCGCCAAGCCGGACGCGCTGCTCGTCGCGCCGACCGACGTCACCGCGATGCAGACGTCGCTGAACCAGGCGAAGGCCGCCGGCATCAAGGTCGTGCTGGTCGACACCACCGTCGATGACCCCTCGGTCGCGGTGTCGGCGATCGCGTCGGACAACGTCGGCGGTGGCAAGGCCGCGTTCGACGCGATCAAGAAGCTGGCACCGCAGGGCGGCAAGGTGCTGGCCATGTCGGTCGACCCCGGCATCTCGACGACCGACCAGCGCGCCAAGGGCTTCGAGGACGCGGTGAAGGCCGACTCGAAGTACGAGTACCTGGGCGTCCAGTACTCGCACAACGACCCGGCCACTGCATCCAACCTGATCAGCGCCGCGCTGCAGAAGGACCCGGACATCGTCGGCGTGTTCGCGCTGAACCTGTTCTCCGCGGAGGGCACCGCGACCGGTATCCGGCAGTCCGGGAAGACCGGAAAGGTCCAGGTCATCGGCTTCGACGCGGGACCGAACCAGGTGGCGGCGCTGCGGGCCGGGACCGTCCAGGCGCTGATCGCGCAGCAGCCCGCCGAGATCGGCAAGTTCGGTCTCGACGCGGCGGTGGCGGCGCTGGACGGCGGCCAGGTCACGCCGAAGGTTCAGACCGGGTTCACGATCTTGACCAAGGACAACATCGACGGCGACGGCGCGAAGGCCGTCTACAAATCGGACTGCTGA
- a CDS encoding ABC transporter permease, with the protein MSAPEGAAASAADAGGAPADATESTVAAPPTSDGSAARSGAPAGEPDVGNGTADDWNEEDEQQSLLQRIGALQSVWILGVLLLIVVFFSIAGGDRFLSTSNFSLISQNVAVWAVIAVGMTFVIVTSGIDLSVGSVLVFSSVIAAKTMDGMGGEGYGVAAVGILAALVSGLAWGLINGFLVAKAKIPPLIVTLGSLSVALGLAQVITNGIDIRSVPEVMTDFNTYIKILGIPALPFTALIVVVIGGVVLHRTRFGRYTYAVGSNELAARRVGVRVDRHLIMVYGLAGLLSGFAAVLALAQFGTTTIAGQSLTNLNVIAAVVIGGTSIFGGEGSIFGTVVGLFIPAVLQAGFVIIGVEPFWQGVAVGTVLVAAVYFDQSRRAAAARGAGSKRSSLRTVLLRNR; encoded by the coding sequence ATGAGCGCGCCAGAGGGTGCCGCCGCATCGGCCGCCGACGCGGGCGGCGCGCCCGCGGACGCGACGGAGTCGACCGTCGCCGCCCCGCCCACCTCCGACGGCAGCGCCGCACGATCCGGCGCCCCAGCGGGCGAGCCGGACGTCGGCAACGGCACCGCCGACGACTGGAACGAGGAGGACGAGCAGCAGTCGCTGCTGCAGCGGATCGGTGCACTGCAGTCGGTCTGGATCCTCGGCGTCCTGCTGCTGATCGTCGTGTTCTTCTCGATCGCCGGCGGTGATCGTTTCCTCTCCACCAGCAATTTCTCGCTGATCTCGCAGAACGTCGCGGTCTGGGCCGTGATCGCGGTCGGCATGACGTTCGTGATCGTCACCTCCGGCATCGACCTCTCGGTCGGGTCGGTGCTGGTGTTCTCCTCGGTCATCGCCGCGAAGACGATGGACGGGATGGGCGGCGAGGGCTACGGGGTAGCCGCGGTCGGAATCCTCGCCGCGCTCGTGTCCGGACTCGCCTGGGGCCTGATCAACGGATTCCTGGTGGCGAAGGCCAAGATTCCGCCGCTGATCGTCACGCTCGGTTCGCTGTCGGTGGCGCTGGGCCTGGCCCAGGTGATCACCAACGGCATCGACATCCGGTCGGTTCCGGAGGTGATGACCGACTTCAACACCTACATCAAGATCCTCGGCATCCCCGCGCTGCCGTTCACCGCGCTCATCGTGGTGGTGATCGGCGGGGTCGTCCTGCACCGGACGCGCTTCGGCCGGTACACGTACGCGGTGGGGTCGAACGAGCTCGCCGCCCGGCGGGTGGGCGTCCGGGTCGACCGCCACCTGATCATGGTCTACGGGCTGGCCGGGCTGCTCTCCGGCTTCGCGGCGGTGCTCGCCCTCGCCCAGTTCGGCACCACCACGATCGCCGGTCAGTCGCTCACCAACCTCAACGTGATCGCCGCCGTCGTCATCGGTGGCACGTCGATCTTCGGTGGGGAGGGCTCGATCTTCGGCACCGTCGTCGGGCTGTTCATCCCCGCGGTCCTGCAAGCCGGCTTCGTCATCATCGGTGTCGAGCCGTTCTGGCAGGGCGTCGCGGTCGGCACCGTCCTCGTCGCCGCCGTCTACTTCGACCAGAGTCGTCGGGCGGCCGCTGCGCGCGGCGCTGGGTCGAAACGCTCCTCCCTGCGGACAGTGCTGCTTCGCAACCGGTGA
- a CDS encoding ATP-binding cassette domain-containing protein has product MNGVIRLTPPLLEARGLNRSFGHVRALRDVDFEVFPGEVTALIGDNGAGKSTLVKALSGNLELDSGQLLFEGEPVRIDTPQQASAMGMEVVYQDLALAPHLNPVQNMFLGREIPRKGPLGWFGFLDEKSMRDQAEKGFAELGGTVRALSAPVGAMSGGQRQQIAIVRAITWAARLVFLDEPTAALGVVQTRNVLDTIKRVRDKGVAVVLISHSMPEVIEVADRIQVLRLGTRVATYHAAETSVDQLVGAMTGALETTR; this is encoded by the coding sequence ATGAACGGGGTGATCCGTTTGACACCACCGCTTCTCGAGGCACGGGGCCTCAATCGCAGCTTCGGTCACGTCCGGGCGCTCCGCGACGTCGACTTCGAGGTTTTCCCCGGTGAAGTCACCGCACTGATCGGTGACAACGGCGCAGGCAAGTCCACACTGGTCAAAGCCTTATCGGGCAACTTGGAGCTGGACTCCGGTCAGTTGTTGTTCGAAGGCGAGCCGGTACGGATCGACACTCCCCAGCAGGCATCCGCCATGGGCATGGAGGTCGTGTACCAGGACCTCGCGCTCGCACCGCATCTCAACCCGGTACAGAACATGTTCCTGGGACGAGAGATCCCGCGGAAAGGTCCGCTGGGCTGGTTCGGCTTCCTGGACGAGAAGTCCATGCGCGACCAGGCCGAGAAGGGGTTCGCCGAACTCGGCGGCACCGTTCGCGCGCTGAGTGCACCGGTCGGCGCGATGTCCGGGGGCCAGCGCCAGCAGATCGCGATCGTCCGGGCGATCACCTGGGCGGCCCGCCTGGTGTTCCTCGACGAGCCCACCGCCGCGCTCGGCGTCGTCCAGACCCGGAACGTGCTGGACACGATCAAGCGGGTGCGGGACAAGGGCGTCGCGGTTGTTCTGATCTCGCACTCGATGCCGGAGGTGATCGAGGTGGCCGACCGCATCCAGGTTCTCCGGCTGGGCACCCGGGTGGCGACCTACCACGCCGCCGAGACCAGCGTCGACCAGCTCGTCGGCGCGATGACCGGCGCTCTGGAGACCACCCGATGA